The following coding sequences lie in one Paracholeplasma manati genomic window:
- a CDS encoding M28 family peptidase: MIIVKKVALWTLVVSLFLSLFVLYTPKPKMSDGSFSAVRALEHIEVISREPHSVFDPVAHEAVRQYIKNTLIDYVGAGNVTEYNYTKEELNEGTEYDIQNVLGVIPGETEVGIMLVGHYDSRGHIGRYGELGRSYGAADDGYALGTMLEIAYLYKDANPKNSIYFLFTDAEETGLYGARMISTETELMDKIGFIINIEARGVSGAAYMFETSSNNLKVIDFYRKANLPVSYSLATAVYQVMPNYTDFTEFLSIDKQGINFAVLEGLSHYHTPLDNYLEVHVSSIQHYGEQIEPLVKTYAMDEAYGDVDYFVSNQDAVFFTLFANVFVSYSETLANIMHIVTLLLFIGLVVWLYRQKAVEPGKVLHYTTRFLLVFVGFIVVAYGFAQLMALFGRTPFSLTYVRMNGSELPTLLFMILLIGIGYQYYTVKVNTLEKMRAFLIFGIAFHLLLALITGFVLSGASFLFFVPSLLGVVSLYVSKTDYVWVKHGVYGLTTVVSILLIVPILYSFFLALTVGGTPILVALLFIHLTVLLPVFKLHLGLSN, encoded by the coding sequence ATGATCATTGTTAAAAAAGTCGCGTTATGGACACTGGTTGTTTCACTGTTTTTAAGTTTATTTGTGTTGTACACACCCAAACCAAAAATGTCTGATGGTTCGTTTTCAGCGGTACGTGCTTTAGAGCACATTGAAGTAATCTCAAGAGAACCCCATTCCGTGTTTGACCCAGTGGCTCATGAAGCGGTCAGACAGTATATTAAAAACACCCTGATTGATTATGTAGGTGCAGGGAATGTCACAGAATATAATTACACCAAAGAAGAACTCAATGAAGGCACTGAATATGATATCCAAAATGTCTTGGGGGTTATTCCTGGGGAAACAGAAGTCGGCATCATGCTGGTGGGCCACTATGATTCACGCGGACACATTGGTCGTTATGGTGAACTTGGTCGCTCTTATGGCGCAGCGGATGATGGCTACGCTTTGGGTACAATGTTAGAAATCGCCTATTTATATAAAGATGCTAACCCTAAAAACAGTATTTACTTCTTATTTACGGATGCAGAAGAAACAGGTCTTTATGGGGCGAGAATGATCTCGACTGAAACCGAATTGATGGACAAGATTGGTTTTATCATCAATATTGAAGCTAGAGGTGTGAGTGGGGCAGCTTACATGTTTGAAACCTCATCCAATAACCTCAAAGTCATCGATTTTTATCGAAAAGCCAATTTACCGGTATCTTATAGTCTCGCCACTGCGGTTTATCAAGTGATGCCAAACTATACCGATTTTACGGAATTTCTTTCGATTGACAAACAAGGCATCAATTTCGCTGTTTTAGAAGGGTTATCTCACTACCATACCCCACTGGATAATTATTTAGAAGTCCATGTGTCATCGATTCAACATTATGGTGAACAAATCGAACCGCTGGTTAAAACGTACGCGATGGATGAAGCCTACGGGGATGTCGATTACTTTGTTTCGAACCAGGATGCGGTATTCTTTACCTTGTTCGCGAACGTCTTCGTTTCATACAGTGAAACACTCGCCAATATCATGCATATCGTAACCTTATTGTTATTCATAGGTTTGGTTGTGTGGTTATATCGTCAAAAAGCCGTTGAACCGGGCAAGGTCTTACATTATACCACCCGATTCTTACTGGTATTTGTGGGCTTTATTGTGGTCGCATATGGTTTCGCACAATTGATGGCACTCTTTGGTAGAACCCCATTTTCACTCACTTATGTACGAATGAACGGGTCTGAATTACCAACCTTGTTATTCATGATTTTGTTGATTGGGATTGGATATCAATACTATACTGTAAAAGTAAACACCCTTGAAAAGATGCGTGCCTTCCTCATTTTCGGGATTGCTTTCCATTTGTTATTGGCTTTGATCACAGGGTTTGTTTTATCCGGTGCATCTTTCTTATTCTTCGTGCCATCCCTATTAGGTGTGGTGTCACTTTATGTTTCAAAAACGGATTATGTTTGGGTTAAACATGGTGTTTATGGCTTAACCACGGTCGTTTCTATATTATTAATCGTGCCGATATTATATTCATTTTTCCTCGCACTCACCGTGGGGGGCACACCGATTTTGGTCGCGTTACTATTCATCCATTTGACCGTTTTATTACCAGTATTTAAATTACATTTAGGACTTTCCAACTAA
- a CDS encoding glycoside hydrolase family 3 protein, with translation MKSYLELFKPLEMKPLQGLKDLSRIAATEGIVLLKNDKNVLPLQNVKINVFGRIQTNYYKSGTGSGGLVNVDYTTSILEALLENPLVELNKTLVNTYMTWEKEHPFNAGSGMWASEPWSQIEMTLSEETLQQAKDFSDIAVVCIGRTAGEDKDNSLSKGSYYLSDLESEMIQKVSSTFKKVIVVLNVGNIIDLSFMDQNPIQGLLYVWHGGQEGGRTVSDILTGVFTPSGKLPDTIAYRVEDYPSTAHFGGHDENIYTEDIYVGYRYFETFKPEAVRYPFGFGLSYTSFDYHVRQTNRDFEYEIDVKNIGNFAGKAVIQAYVKAPQGLLGKPAKTLVGFVKSALLQPGESDTVYIQFDKYDFASYDEVGLTGKASTYVLEKGYYQVTLSTDVKTDITFFEFEIPDTEIIDTCYEALRPIKPFNRLKASVQNGRFIESYEPTPIRTYKIKDRIENNLPKEIQHTCLEKRNLIDVYQHKVSLDAFVSQLSLTELAELVRGEGMSSPKVTPGTASAFGGVTEKLQAHGLPIACCSDGPSGIRMDSGMPSTSLPNGTALAATFNTNLLESLYYLIGIEMLSYQIDILLGPGMNIHRHPLCGRNFEYFSEDPQLTGDMASAIIAGLQAAGVTGTLKHLAANNQEYRRFDADSVVFERALREIYLKGFEKAVRKAHAKAIMTSYNPINGIWAASNYDLNTTIVRKEWGFKGIIMTDWWAKMNDETSTGDKSNTRAMIQSQNDLYMVVVDALNNSMNDNTLSSFNDGSLTKAEAQRVAKNICLYLMDSPSFRRLHNIEYRFKAPHHFTPLLDDIKVNGESIANFNPLIGHYVVKAKNHFSIEAVSSEKHHIQIKKNANTTMIIVNNGVEQNTYVVTNIERIKTSESIADKVAMNKVVKVNTEAWGKTKLDLTQPLYQNDGVHLNNGQVSFDKDGLMSFGLDVAQYGKYIVELSISSNQSSLAQMPISILLGDTVASTLTTNGTDGNTIHISTQIIINQGKFLFSLKALRTGLTISRLELVRHQ, from the coding sequence ATGAAATCTTATTTAGAACTGTTTAAACCATTGGAAATGAAACCACTCCAAGGGTTAAAAGACTTATCCCGAATCGCCGCGACGGAAGGGATTGTCTTATTAAAGAATGACAAAAATGTATTGCCGCTCCAAAACGTTAAAATCAATGTTTTTGGACGTATTCAAACCAATTACTACAAGAGTGGTACCGGTTCAGGCGGTTTGGTGAATGTCGATTATACCACATCGATTTTAGAAGCCTTGCTGGAAAACCCTTTGGTTGAACTCAATAAAACCTTGGTCAACACGTACATGACTTGGGAAAAAGAACACCCATTCAATGCCGGTTCTGGCATGTGGGCGAGTGAGCCATGGAGCCAAATCGAAATGACATTATCTGAAGAAACCTTACAACAAGCGAAGGATTTTTCCGATATCGCTGTGGTTTGTATTGGTAGAACCGCTGGTGAAGATAAAGACAATTCGTTATCCAAGGGGTCGTACTATTTGTCCGACTTGGAATCTGAGATGATTCAAAAAGTATCCTCGACGTTCAAAAAAGTGATCGTCGTTTTAAACGTTGGTAACATCATCGATTTATCATTTATGGATCAAAACCCAATTCAAGGGTTACTCTATGTTTGGCATGGTGGCCAAGAAGGTGGTCGTACCGTATCGGATATCCTAACCGGCGTGTTTACCCCATCGGGCAAACTACCGGATACGATTGCTTATCGCGTTGAAGATTACCCATCGACTGCTCATTTTGGTGGTCATGATGAAAACATCTATACTGAAGATATTTACGTTGGCTATCGCTATTTTGAAACATTCAAACCAGAAGCCGTTAGATATCCATTTGGATTTGGCTTGTCTTATACATCATTTGATTATCATGTACGTCAAACGAACCGTGATTTTGAGTATGAAATAGACGTTAAAAATATCGGCAATTTTGCAGGCAAAGCCGTCATTCAAGCCTATGTTAAAGCCCCTCAAGGCTTATTGGGTAAACCAGCCAAAACCTTGGTTGGGTTTGTTAAATCAGCCCTTTTACAACCAGGTGAATCCGATACCGTATACATTCAATTTGATAAATACGATTTCGCATCCTATGATGAAGTCGGTTTAACGGGTAAAGCGTCCACTTACGTGCTAGAAAAAGGGTATTACCAAGTGACACTATCTACCGATGTTAAAACCGATATCACGTTCTTTGAATTTGAAATCCCAGATACGGAAATCATCGATACTTGTTATGAGGCACTGAGACCGATCAAACCGTTCAATCGATTGAAAGCATCTGTTCAAAATGGAAGATTCATTGAAAGTTATGAACCGACACCGATTAGAACCTATAAAATCAAAGATCGTATCGAAAACAATTTACCAAAAGAAATTCAACATACGTGTCTCGAAAAGCGAAACCTCATCGATGTCTATCAACATAAGGTGTCTTTAGACGCATTTGTTTCCCAGTTGTCACTGACTGAACTTGCAGAACTGGTGAGAGGTGAAGGCATGTCTTCACCAAAAGTCACCCCAGGTACCGCATCCGCGTTTGGTGGTGTGACTGAAAAACTACAAGCCCACGGCTTACCAATCGCATGTTGTTCGGATGGTCCTTCAGGGATTCGTATGGATTCAGGCATGCCATCGACATCACTGCCTAATGGGACAGCGCTCGCTGCGACATTTAATACCAACTTATTAGAAAGCTTATATTATTTGATCGGTATCGAAATGTTATCCTATCAAATCGATATTTTATTAGGTCCAGGGATGAATATCCACCGTCACCCATTGTGTGGTCGAAACTTTGAGTATTTCTCAGAAGACCCGCAACTCACCGGCGATATGGCATCAGCCATCATTGCAGGCTTACAAGCCGCAGGGGTTACAGGTACCCTTAAACACTTAGCTGCGAATAACCAAGAATACCGTCGTTTTGACGCCGATTCGGTGGTATTTGAGCGTGCTTTAAGAGAAATCTATTTAAAGGGTTTTGAAAAAGCAGTTCGTAAAGCGCATGCGAAAGCCATCATGACTTCCTATAATCCAATCAACGGGATTTGGGCAGCTTCCAATTACGATTTGAACACAACCATTGTCCGTAAAGAATGGGGCTTTAAAGGCATCATCATGACCGACTGGTGGGCGAAGATGAACGATGAAACTTCAACCGGGGATAAATCCAATACCCGTGCGATGATTCAATCTCAAAACGATTTATATATGGTGGTTGTAGACGCGTTGAATAATTCGATGAATGACAATACATTATCGTCCTTTAATGATGGGTCCTTGACCAAAGCAGAAGCCCAAAGGGTTGCGAAAAACATTTGTCTTTATTTGATGGATTCACCATCGTTTAGACGTTTACACAACATCGAATATCGTTTCAAAGCCCCACACCACTTTACCCCACTCTTAGATGACATTAAAGTCAATGGTGAGTCCATCGCGAACTTCAACCCATTGATTGGGCATTATGTGGTCAAAGCGAAGAATCATTTTTCAATTGAAGCTGTGAGCAGTGAAAAACACCACATTCAAATCAAAAAGAACGCCAACACGACGATGATCATCGTCAATAATGGCGTCGAACAAAATACATATGTGGTAACCAATATTGAACGCATTAAGACCAGTGAATCCATCGCCGATAAAGTCGCGATGAACAAGGTGGTTAAGGTCAATACCGAGGCTTGGGGTAAAACAAAACTGGACTTAACCCAACCACTCTATCAAAATGACGGGGTTCATTTGAACAATGGCCAAGTGAGTTTTGATAAAGATGGCTTGATGAGTTTTGGTTTAGATGTCGCACAATATGGTAAATATATCGTTGAATTATCGATTTCTAGCAATCAAAGCAGTTTGGCTCAAATGCCAATATCGATTTTACTGGGGGATACCGTCGCATCGACGTTAACCACCAATGGTACCGATGGCAACACCATCCATATTTCGACCCAAATCATCATCAATCAAGGCAAGTTCTTATTCTCATTGAAAGCCTTAAGAACTGGATTGACCATTTCAAGACTTGAATTGGTTCGTCATCAATAA